A window of Benincasa hispida cultivar B227 chromosome 9, ASM972705v1, whole genome shotgun sequence genomic DNA:
TTCTAAGAAGTAAGAATTCTTCACTTTCCGTAGCCTTTTTATGCTCAATGTTAAGGATAGCTTGCTTGATCTCCATACCTGAAAATGGCCTTCCCGAATGCCCGGTAATCCTGGCTGCTAAAAGGTAGTAGCTAACCAAAAATTCTTGACCCGAAATCTTGGACAATGACCTTGAAGGGGTTTGCGGTGGAAGACCATTTATATCCATTATCTTCAGAATCCTCAGTCATAGATATTCTCAATGTTAAGGATAGCTTGCTTGATCTCCATCCCTGAAAATGGCCTTCCTGAATCCCGATAATCCTGGCTGCTAAAAAGTAGTAACTAACCAACAAATTCTTGACCTAAAATCTTGGTTAATGACCTTGAAGGGGTTTGCAGTGGAAGACCATTTATATCCATTATCTTCATAATCCTCAGTCATAGATATATATACACGCACGCACAGAATTCTTAGGTCTACCATCATTTGTTTCCAATTTACTATAATGCCTCGAGTCCAGGATTCGGACTAGGGTTCGAAATCCAGGTTCGACACTTGATGGCCCTAGCATTCCCCTGCGTCCCTGCGACCTGGCTATGTTGTCCTTACGTATCTTGAATGCCTAGAAGTGAAAGTTGATCCCATAAACCAACACGGGTCCTTTCAGCATGTTTTGTcttcactcacatgcatcctaggaaaattcccaagaggtcacccaacataagattgttccaaactaagcatgcttaactttggaattcttatgattgagccaccgaaaaggaaggtgcaccttgttcgtataggtagtaactttcaattttttaagcctttcttaaccatactttcatgcccttaggatccctctcattcggatgtgatattagttcattcatgtacccctcctaaaCTCGGGCTCTTACATGCCCACCAGCTTCTGCTTGGTTCATCCCTGAATCACATCTTACTGGGAGAGGTTCTGTTCTAATATCATTTGTAATGCCCTAAGCCCAGGATTCAAACCAAAATTCGGAATCTAGATTTGGCACCTGATGGCCCTGACATTCCCATGCGTCCCTATGACCTGGCTACGTCGATCTTACGTGTCTTGAATGCTtctagaagtgaaagttgtccccacaaaccaacacggATCCTTTCAGCATGCATTAttctcactcacatgcatcatAGGAAAATTCCCAAGATGTCACCCAACATaagattgctccaagctaagcacgcttaactttggaattcctatgattgagccaccgaaaggAATGTGCAGCTTGTTTATATAGGTAgtaattttcaattcttttaagcctttctttaccatactttcatgtcctcaagatccctctcattcggatgtgatatcagttcattcatgtacccttcctgaactcgggtcgttacatttaCCGACGAAATCCTCATTATTCATAGTCCTGCCAATCTTAAGAATAAGAGAGTTTGAAATGCCGCCAATTCTCCCTCTCAGATGTTTTCCATTGATATTTTGGTGTGTTGGAATTATTGTATAATCAAGCTCTTCTGCATGAAGGGAAGTTCTTTTGTGACTAGTTGGGATGTGTGCTATGTGTAGACTTTGGGGTGAGAGAAATGATAAATTATTTCGAAAGCTTGAGAGATCTCCAAGTGAGGTTTGGACCGTTTGGTCCTTTTTTAATTCAACATGTCCCTGTGAGCCTTAGTAACAAAGCCCTTTGGTAATTATGTGTCAGGTCTTATTTCTTTTGATTGGAGGCTCTTTTGTAGTTTGTCTCCCTTTTTGGGCTCTTTTTTTGTATACCCGTTtactctttcattttttttcacaatGAAAGTTCAGTTATTCATAAAAAAAGATCAAGTTGTTAAATTTCAATTGGCATTCTGAACAATTGCAACATAAATCTGTCCCCAGGAACTGATTGCGTTGATCTATACATTTGACATTTGATTCATGACTgccaaatttttctcaaaactaAAAGCCTACACTAGGGTGTCTCTTGctgcccaaaaaaaaaaaaaaaccagacaCACTATACTAAGGTTATATTCGTCAACGTTGTTTTAAAACTAACATTTCAAAGAAGAATTGTAttatagaatttgaaatgttctaGAACTTTCTGTTCATTGACCTAAAGGTGTCTTGTACCTATATTTACCAATTGtaacttactttttttttccttttttggtaCCAACTGTATTGTATGTCACTCATTATAATACCATTAGCTTTCTACCCCGTGTTGATTGAGGCAGATATTGACAAACCTGTAATATTTCATACCTTTTAGAGGATACTACATGTGCACGTAGTTGTAGTTGTAGTAGTCAGATGCCTCCATCTACATGGTTAAATCATGGATGGAGCGTATTAGCTAATCTGCTAGAATAAGAATAACAGATTTTGTTAGTAGCTTTCAAAACCTTGTTTGTCATGTTCAAACAGGTTGTAATGGCAATGAGAACCCAAGGTGGGGATGCAGCAGTCTTTCAATCTTTGCACCGTGCCCGTGAGCTGTACAGAACTCGATTACAGGAGACTGCTGATGTTGATCAACTAGCTTCTTTATTTGCAGAGTGTGCGATAGCTGAAGCCCAGCCTCTGAACCCTGAACCTACTGAAAGTAACAATAACATATCTAGCTCATCGGTTGTCGATGGTCATGGTAATTCAATTCTGGCAGAAACTGGTAGGATGCAAGTGGTTATGGATGCATTCTCAGATGGGAGCAGTTTTATTTGTTTGCAATGTGGGGGCCTTGTTAGTAACCTTCGCAAAGATGAGCATTATGCATATTGGTGTGCCCAGATCTAACTTGTATTCGTGTATCAGTCCTCATTCTTGTCTTACCTGGCGAAAAACATCCTCCAGAATTTGTATTTGTGTCTTTCGATTTGTACATGGCACAGCTGCTTTTACGTTGGCACGCCCCAGTTGTCCCGATGCTAGCAAGCTAAGGTTTTAAACGGTATCGCCAATTGTTGTAAGTGGGTTATTCCTCGAGTAGCTTGCAACATATTCCTCTGCACAAGAGAGAGATAAGAAAAGTATAAACATGATCAATTTGGTTTGCCAAGATCATCCTCATACCTAAGTTCTCATTCTAGAAGAGACAGTGACCAGCCCCATATATGGGCAGAAAATTATTGTATGGAGATAACACctatttttcctttccaaaTCTTATTTCAAGGCCTACCTGGTTTTGCAGATAACTAATCGACTGGTGATCAATGCTTGCTATAttcttattatttaattctcaTGTGGATAATTTTGGGTTTATATTCAATATAGTAAGACACAGAAGTGTTGCTAGCAACTCGTATTTAGCACCTTATttaaatgcatgttttattttattaactgcTGACCTTTGTTGATTGAATGGGAGGGTCACTGTTTGATGGTTGCTTGTGTGAACCTACCACACTTCAAGTGTGGGATTAAAAATATATCACCTTGTCTGGCTGATGAAACAGACCCACCGATCCTAGGAGTATAAAATTGATTCATCTgttctttttggttttctttaaAAGATCTGAGTACTTAGATTTGAATAAGAATATGCCCTTATTGGATATAAATAGACATGTTTCAAGAAAGTAGCTTTGTAAACCAAGAATCCAAGATCCGACAACACTCTCAGCTGCCTGTGATGATTACACAACTAAGGTAAATCAAATTATCTATGCAGTtgtatgagatcttgtagatagACTTTTTTCTGATCTGCCACTGTTTAAACCCAGTGAATGAAGACAACCACTAGACCATTGAAAGCATGCTCTGAGAGCTTGTTACCGGTCGTGTTATATCCTCTGCAATTTTAAATTATGAGGGTGTTTAAGGTAAGGAAtagagttgtgaactctttagATATCGTAGTATAAAGAATTAAGAAGGcataaaattaacttttttaattGTACGATACACGAACTCTTTAGGCACCGGGTTAAAAAATTGTCGGTGATTTTTATACCTTTTCCAAATAACATGAATTAAAGTGTTATTACTATCCACTATCAAGTTGAAGCTCCATAGTCAAACAATAGAAAGGGACACTAAAAATTTAGTTGGTGGTTTGACAATTTGGCTGAAAGTATTAATACAGATTATTCAAATCAACAAGTTGATGAAAGTTGTTAAAAAGCAGCCATGCTTTGTACGGTGATAGACCCCTATCAGACTCAAGAGTGCCTTTTTAAAGTTACATACCTATTAGCAACCAATTTTAAGTGTTCTATGCATCAAACCCCATATCTGATTGTCAATGAGGGATAATTTCATTCAGAGTCTTCGTGTTGGTCAAGATTCCACCAAGGAAAAAAAATCGATGGTTTGAATGTTATTAAAAGAACTAAATTTCATTTTGGTCACGATATCAATCCCGACCGAGATGATCCAAAATGAGATTGATAAAAAAGATGTTATTTGTGAAAAGATCAAAACCTTGGAGAGTTTATTTCTAACCAATACCTTTCTATCATCCTTGTTTTCTCCTCTTTCAATGAATCTTGAAGAGTGAGATTCACCAATTGCAAGGTTTCATTCATACCATTTTCCTATTTGTCTGTAAAGAAAAGAGATTCTAAAATCAGAGATAGAAAACTTTGTGTACATTTCATAAAGTTTGATTAGAAGATTCTTCTTTTGCTTCAATACAAATACATTTACAAAGCTTCAGTCCTCATGTAATAAGATTAGTCACACAAGAAGACATAAAACATATTGGAAAgaattctgttttttttttttttttcctctcctcCAACCTAATAGTTTCTTTCAACAAATCAATATTGTACTCAAAACGAAGAAAAAccaaatgacaaaaaaaaaaaaagaaacttccGTACGTATTCCTGCATTCCTTTTCTTGTTATTGACAAGATATACAAAGGAGGGGGTGGAAAAGAACATTAGAAAACTTTGGTGAGCAAGTTCACTATCTATCCATTGTATCTATGCTCGTCCTGTTCCCGCACTTGCGGCCTTCTTAACTAGTCGGATGACCCCATTTTCTCGCATCCACACAAGCTTTACAAGATGCTTCAAATGTGATTACCACAACGAAAAagaatccaaaatcacaaatcTACCAAAATGGTTTTCCATTGAAGAAATATGCAGAGATCATATTAGTCTGACTTTAGCTGCTGCCATTGGAGAAAGATCAtgtcaggttcaagtaaatacaaaTGGATGAATTAGATGTCATTAAATGTGAAAAATAGCATTCCAGAGTCAGTCTTGCATTCAATGAATCAGTTATAAATGCACTTAACCAATTAAATCTGTGGAATATGAGCAGGATTTTAACCTAAAGTTGATTTTGCGTATGTAACTAAAAAAAGTGAGTTTTAAAATCAAGAAGAGTACCTGCACTTATTGCAATTTGTTCCTGTGACATGAGGTGGAATCATAGTTGAAAGTCAAAATGATATTTGGGGGACAATAAACCCGAAACCACCAAATATCACATCCCAGCAGGCAGAGCATGTGGTCGAGGCCTTGATCTCATTATTGTTTCATCACTATGCCTGATCCATTCTGAAAGTCTCCATGGTTTCTGCCACTTCCATTTAAACTGTAACAGCCATTGGTGATGACTTCTCTTCCATCTCCATAGTTTTCCACCTTGTCCTACAGTTGCTAACTTCTTCATTGATAAGTGTCCTATTGGTACCATCTGCATTAATAGCACCCTTCTAAGAAAATGTGAGCTCAACTCCTAAGACAGTAAATGAATGGGGAAAATTTTAACCTTTCGTGTTTGATCTAGGGTTGCAGCAGAAACTCTAACAGAGCCATTGGCAATTCCTGCTGTATACTTGAGTTGCTTCGGGGCTGGTACTGACATTGGAGACAAAGGACCACTTAATTCATCGGCAAAGTGTTTCAATGATGGTGGTGTACTCTCATGCTCCCGATGGACctgaaaagaagcaaaaatcgccAGTAAGAAAGATTTCTAATTATGTATACAACGAATGTTGAGGGATAGGAATGGCATGATCAAGCAAAACTATTGGGGAATCAGATATAGGCAGTGTCTCAAATTACCACTGATTAAAATCAGCAACTCGAAAAgtttcaagttttcttgcatgATATTACACAAAAACGTCACAGGTTCTATGCCATATCTATCACTGTCCATGCACCTCATTACGAGATCTCATTAGATATTTCACAGCATTGGTCTTCCCATAAGGTCATGATGAAAGAGATTTTGATTTGGTCCTATATATTCAACATCTACGGTATATGGATGAAGTATATGCGTTTATTCATATTCCATTTCGAACAGTTCGTATTCGTGCCAAATTAACCACTCAGCAGAAATATAGACCTTCACTGGCAAGCCAAAATAGGATTCGTGTCTATATGCCGCATGGAAAAGCAAAacctaatgaacataaatctcACCGGTGCAGATGAAGCTAATGCAATTGCAACAGCCTTCTCTCTCAATTTTAGCTCTTTCTCTACTTCCTTTCTCCGTGTCTCACTCTGCCGCAACAATCCCACAAGTTCTTTCAGTTGCTCCTTCATTTCCCTAGTTTCTAGTTCCTTTTCCCATAATTGGCACCTGTAATAAAACAAGCAAAATGATACCTAAAATTAAGAAGAGCGGTGGACATACATGGAAAGAGTTGAACATCAATCAGTTCTCATTAAATGCCAATTTCACCTCCCAAATCCAGGGAGGAAAAAATGGGTGCTGCATAGCCCCAAAATTTCCtggtttttcttttgaattgcCCTTTTGGGTATCAATTATACCCTTACGATGTAGTACTAATTCTGATTTTGCACATAGTTATAAAACATGAGTAGATGCTGAAAGTTAAAGCTGCTGATCGTTTAGGCTTCTTGTATCAGTTATGAAGATGTTTTCAAACCCACTTTTACATTATTAACTCACAGTCCAAGAAACTAAAGAGTATCTCTAATCCTAACAAAAATATCAGTGACAGGAACAGAATAATTACCGTGCATCTGCAAGAGAATTGAACATGTATTGAAGCAAGTTCTTAGCATCCCCCATGGAGCGCAACTGGTTCCAACGTCCACGGTTGGTGAAGGCACGCTCTCGTTCCTCTGCCTCTGAAAGTTGTGAAGCCATCGCCACAAGGGAATTTGAGGATATGCTTAGCATATTTTCAAGTGATGTCATTCTGGCCATTCTTGCGGTTGGTGACATAGAGGATACTCTGATCATGCAAAAGACAAATTAGATACTGTCCACTTCTTTATGTGAGaacctagaaggtgaattattttgtttgaaaacAATGCTTACCTAGCAAAACCATTTCTCCCCCTTGGCGGGCTGAGGCCTTTTGAAGCAAACTCATCCACTTGCCTCAGCATGGATAACTCTTCCGCAAGTGCAGCTCGCCTGGATTGCAGAAAAATCAATATgagtttgaattttattatactaaaaaCACAACCAAGGTCTAGTATAACTCATACACTTGGCTTTGTTTTTCATATTCAAAACGAACTTCATGCACGTTCACCATCACTTCCAATTCATGGTCAAGCCAGCGTTGTAGAGATTTCTCATTGCTCTAGAAAAGAGACATGTCGATTAGAAACGGGATCAAGCTGACACAATAGTGAGGGAAGCTATGAAACAGCCCATAAAATACCTGCCCATTCATTCCATTTCCGTTTGTAATACCTGATAAAATCAACAAAAAGGAATcgaattttaaatcaatcaaatGGTATAAGCAGGAAAATGGTTCTCCTATGAACAAGGCATTGACAAGTTAGACACACCTTGCATTGCCTTGCAAGAGTTGCtcgtcaaaaagaaaaataaagataagCAAAATCATAACATATCCTAATTTAGAAAATACCTGAATTTTCACGACCATTAGATTTCCGAGCTTCTAGTAGTTCTTTCAGCCTCTTGGTGGCCATTGCAGCTTCCTCTGTTTTTCTTTGAAGAACCTGAAACAAATAATTGTATAATGATAGATGGCAAGAAAGGTGACCCAGATTTTACATGCAGAACCCAATTGCTATCCACTAaagaaacaatatttttaaaatctctTACGTGGAAACCTTAAGAGAAGCTACAAGATAATATCCATAAACAAGCATCCAATGCATTTGAACCTTGTTAACAAGGAAAGACCATTCCGATCTAAACCCCTAGTGAAGCCTACTTTTTAACATGAAATCCTACAATCCAACCTTTTTGTAGGAAATAGGACAGAGAGATGATGAATAAGGAAGCAAGGAACAATGAAGTACTAACCATTTTCTGCCGCTGATTAAGAGCTTGCAGTTTGTGCCTTTCATATTCATTTCTCCTGCCCTCCTTTTTTAGCTGTTTTGCAAAGTTGTCAACAAAAATAGTGAGTAACAGATTCAAAGAAACATAGTCGATCCACTCAATAGTAAATAGTAAAGCATAAAGGGATGAAATATATTCTGAAATAATGCGACAAAGAAACTACGTTAAACCATTGGGAAGCCAACACATCACGATCTTTCTGTCATTTTTCTCAACTCAAATTGTTGAG
This region includes:
- the LOC120085161 gene encoding uncharacterized protein LOC120085161, whose translation is MDCSNSNMMEAEFPSTRAGEADSVRHLLTLARQFINQRKPSQALQAVVMAMRTQGGDAAVFQSLHRARELYRTRLQETADVDQLASLFAECAIAEAQPLNPEPTESNNNISSSSVVDGHGNSILAETGRMQVVMDAFSDGSSFICLQCGGLVSNLRKDEHYAYWCAQI